The proteins below come from a single Mytilus edulis chromosome 5, xbMytEdul2.2, whole genome shotgun sequence genomic window:
- the LOC139522794 gene encoding uncharacterized protein, which yields MENIFILFLMIASACAVGWPSGRYSLPKPKTECPPGWAKGWRYQDNEDSNNINSVTPSISHHFSGTFGRNTKLYYCTKTTYSGSGSWPSGNYCIARYGSSCPSGFTTGFIYWDDEDNANANSKWGILPYGVYDRNTKIYYCCKSDGSPYSYINLPTSKPFYLYKYTSTCQRVRGMTVREESIKMDDEDNQNNSSDGGTHPKKSDTTKVYYCYYS from the exons ATGGAAAAcatttttattctgtttttgaTGATTGCATCTGCTTGCGCAG TTGGTTGGCCTAGTGGAAGGTACTCATTACCGAAACCAAAAACTGAATGCCCACCTGGATGGGCCAAAGGATGGAGGTACCAGGACAATGAAGATAGTAATAATATCAATTCTGTTACCCCAAGTATTAGCCATCACTTTTCTG GTACTTTTGGTAGAAACACAAAGTTGTATTACTGTACAAAAACAACATACAGCGGATCAGGATCTTGGCCAAGTGGAAATTATTGTATTGCGAGATATGGGAGTTCATGTCCTTCAG gaTTTACCACTGGCTTTATCTATTGGGACGACGAGGATAACGCAAATGCTAACTCAAAATGGGGTATTCTTCCATATGGAGTCTATGATAGGAACACAAAAATATACTACTGCTGCAA ATCGGATGGCTCTCCATACAGTTACATCAACCTACCAACAAGTAAGCCTTTCTATCTGTACAAATATACATCGACATGCCAGCGTGTACGTGGAATGACAGTCAGAGAAGAATCAATAAAGATGGATGACGAGGATAACCAGAACAACAGCAGTGATGGTGGTACCCATCCAAAGAAATCTGATACAACGAAAGTGTATTACTGTTATTATTCGTAG